The Pseudopipra pipra isolate bDixPip1 chromosome Z, bDixPip1.hap1, whole genome shotgun sequence nucleotide sequence ccgccggccccgccgggccccgcatGTACATGTTCCACGCGGGATTCAGGTGAGCGCGGCCCGGGATGCTCGGCATGCCCGGATGGGCCGGCCAGGGGGGCCGGGATGGCGGCCCCCGGGCCCGCCGCAGCGGGGATGCGGCTCCGGCCGcgccctgcccggcccggggAGCGGGAGGGACCGGGGGAGCGGGGATGGAGCGTGGGAACCGCAGCGCCGGGATGCTGAGGGGCGGGAGGGCTCCGGCACCGCGGGCTGGGGGCGCGGAACGGCCCGGGGCGGGTGGGAACGGGTCGGTAGAGCCCGGTAGGGCCCCGTCCGGCCCGGTGCGGCCACAcgcgggcggggagcggcgggcgcTGTCCGCGGTGCtgatggcggcggcggcgggggcgggtcGGGCACGGCCGGTACCGGCGGCGGGTCCGTGTGTCTGTGCCCGggtgtgtgtccgtgtgtggcGGGGGTGTCCCCGCCTGTGCCCGCGGGGGGGTCTCCGCCTGCCGTGCGTGGGTCGGTGCCCGTGCGCCCTTCCCCAGGTCCCAGTTCGCGCTGAAGTTCCTGGACCCCTCGTTCGTGCCCATCACCAACTCCctgagccaggagctgcaggagaagccCTCCAGGTGGGCCTTCAACCGGAGCGCCTTCGCCCAGCAGaggtgagcgacccccgggccGGCCCGGGCTGTCCCCTGCCCCCGGGATTTCAGGGAATGCCCTCAGGGACTGCTGAACGCTCTGAGCTCCCAGGGATTTGCCGGCGGCGAGAGACAAAGGCTGAATCAGAGCGTTTCCCCAGACGGTTGCAGCTACCCCGGCAGGCTCGATTATTTCGGAGCAGGACACCGGGCTGCAGCACACCCGTTATTGTGCCGGGACGTGACCCAGTTTCCTGGGGCGCGATTTAAAGCGTCGTTCCTCCGGGAGAAACGGCCGGGGGTTCACGCTGGAAGCACACAGGGCTGGAACGGCCATGAAGTGCCACGTTCATGGAGGCCAAAACACGCCCAGGGAAAGTTCCCAGCTGCCGGCAGCTCTGAGCAAgtgcagtgctgctcctgcctccgGCTCCGCTCCGGCTGCGGGGGCGGGCACACGGCTGTGTACGCTCTATCTATTCGCTGATTGCACAGATTAAACTTTTCTGGAGATGAAAATAGAGCCATTTAGCCGTTTCAGAGAGCTACTGCCATCCCGGACTGTAATTTTGCCCTGACAAACGCCCGCTGCTTCGGGGGCCGCCTCACAACCCGCAGTTCACATATCCCACCCCAGGAGCTGGAATCCAggcccctcagctctgcagccaggcgGGATGGGGCTGCTGCACCCCTCGGGGCAGGGgttgggctcctctcctcccttcaGGCGACTCTCCAAGCACAGCAGGACAAATCATTCCCTTCCAGTGCCACCATATGCTGCCCGCTGCCCTCCGGAGGGGAGGTGGCACTCTGCCCGTGCCATCCTTTCCCTGGGACATCCCAGGCCGTGTGACAGCGGCCACCCTTCGGTGTTGCTCCATTCCTGGCACCACCAGCTCCAGaagcctgtccctgtgccaccccccGATGATTTTAGCTGATGCCTCAGGAGCTGCCTTTGCACTTGTCCGGCAGCCAGAGCCCATAATTAGGGCACCCAGTGGGACTCCATTAATGCTCAGACATTGGAGGATGAGAGCTGGAGGAaaggttgtttgttttccataaACACGAGCAAATAAAGTGCTATTGGGTTTCTAATTTTATGCCCTGCGAGGGAAATTCCCGAGcagggttggttttgtttgctttgtaagTCTCCCTAATAACCCTCGTAAAGCTGCCGGTGGATGAGACATTAAGGAACTGCATTTGCATAGATGGAGACAGCGGCTGCCGCTTGGTTTTGTGATTCAAAGCTTGTTAACGAGGACATAAAGACAGAGATATTTATAAATTGGCTCCTGTTAATTCAGCTGGATATCCGGGGTTTGCTTCCCATACCTCGAGGCAAACCTGGTGCACCCACAGAGCCCCAGCAGAAACCTGCCCACCATGTCCCAGCACAAACAGGACAATGTCACACACTCCCCACACCGGGGTGTGCCACGAGCTGTACCCTTGACTTACACAGACAGCCCAATGTTTTAATCCCGACACAATTCCaaaggcacaggcacagccttaGTTGGTGCCAGTCAGAAGCGGAGCCCGAGGTGAGGAGCCAGCTCCCCAATTCCCAgctatttatattaatttaaaagccATTGCCATGGCAAAAAGAAGGGACTGTAAGTCCgtgttttctgctcttttgCTCTTTTCCCTTAGGCAGGAAATCCTTCAGCACGTCGACGTCATCAAGAACTTCTCCCTGACCAAGAGCAGCGTCCGCATCGGGCAGCTGATGCACTACGACTATTCCAGCCATAAGTACGTCTTCTCCATCAGCAATAACTTCAGATCTCTGCTTCCCGACGTGTCTCCCATCCTGAACAAGCACTACAACGTCTGTGCCGTGGTGGGGAACAGCGGGATCCTGACCGGGAGCCAGTGCGGGCAGGAGATCGATAAATCCGATTTCGTCTTTCGCTGCAACTTCGCTCCCACCGAGGCTTTCCAGAAAGACGTGGGGAGGAAAACCAACCTCACCACCTTCAACCCCAGCATCCTGGAGAAGTATTACAACAACCTCCTGACCATTCAGGATCGCAACAACTTCTTCTTGAGCTTGAAAAAGCTCGACGGGGCCATCCTTTGGATCCCCGCCTTCTTCTTCCACACGTCGGCCACGGTCACGAGAACGCTGGTCGACTTCTTCGTGGAGCACAGAGGGCAGCTGAAGGTCCAGCTGGCTTGGCCAGGGAATATCATGCAGCATGTTAACAGGTGGGTGGGTTTGCCTTGCGTTTGCCTTGACAAAATACAACTTGTACAATCATTCccatgtttctttttccctgacGTGGCAGGCACAGTCTGGCACTGCTCGTTTTGAGAGCGATGGCAGCTTTGTCGTTGCTTCAGCACATCCTTTGGTTATCTCTGGACAGGCTGATTGTGACaccccttcctttccccaggTACTGGCGGAACAAGCACCTGTCCCCCAAGCGGCTGAGCACGGGGATCCTCATGTACACCCTGGCCTCTGCCATCTGCGAGGAGATCCACCTGTACGGCTTCTGGCCCTTCGGCTTCGACCCCAACACGCGGGAGGACCTCCCGTACCACTACTACGACAAGAAGGGGACCAAGTTCACCACCAAGTGGCAGGAGTCCCACCAGCTGCCCGCCGAGTTCCAGCTGCTCTACAGGATGCACGGCGAAGGACTGGCCAAGCTCACCCTGTCGCACTGTGCCTAAGAACCCacagctccaagtgccaaatgACCGTCTGAAAAAGTGCCCAAATCCAGAATTTAAACCTTCTCCAGATAGAAgtctaaaaaggaaaaggaaacaaacctgCCCTGAAAACCTTTTCCGTGACGTAAAGATGCTTTTCAGCCCCTGCCCTCCCGGGGGTCTCAGCTTATTTAGCGGCGCAGCAGCTTTTTATCGCGTTCCGTGGGTGCGGTTTGTGCAGCAGCAAAGTGGAGATGTTTTGCATTCCTAGAGAAGCCGCTCAGTATGTTTTAAGAGCTCTTCATGTTTTAGCCTTCCGCTAAAAATCCCCCCGTTTTATCGTCCCTTCCCCGTTAGGACTAGATTTTAAGaggttttgcttcttttgtcTCTGTTGCTCTCGATAGCTCGGTGTCGCCGCGGCCGACGGATAACTGGGAATCCCAGTGCATCCTCACGAGCCAGTTCCAGAGTTCCACCGCTCGGGTATTTTCCTATTTCCTGAATTTTACACTTTTTAAAGAATaacaagaagaagaagaaggtcACGACACGGTTCGTACCTCAGCTAGGTGTTTATATCGCTCTTGgaatattttggggttttaatTCCATGTGGGACACATCCCAGTCCAGGCTAGAGAGGCCGAGGCATGTTCATTCCCACCTGGTCATTTGTTTCAAAGCTAAAAGATTTCCCCATTTACATTTCTATTTCCCCAGTCAAACAACCGAAATAGTGGCCCCATTTCCCAGTCCCAGGAGGGAATCAGGCTGTTTGGAGACAGGACAAACCTGAGGGTCACTGAGGGCTGGGAAATGTGGGCCATTGTGCCTCAGGATAAAGAATCCTGGGAAATAACCGGGTTCCTTGTCACAGCAAgtatttaaacatttctttcctcttctgtgtgAGAACTGACCACGCACTGAAAAAGGGATGCGAAATCCCATCTGAATCATACTTTAAAATGGTCTGTGCTAATTTTTCTCAGCCTCTTTACCTccaagcagctgcaggaggtgaGGGAGGAGGTCTCTGGCACAACCCCCAAGCCAAGCAGCCCCAAGCATCCCCTGGTGCCCATCGTGGCACCGCAGCTCCACCGCCCCCAGAGCCAGTCGCGTTCTCCCCTGCCTCCCTTCCTCATTGGAATTAGCCCACCTTTCCCAGATTTGCTGGTCCAGAGGCTGTTTTGGCTCAGCTCATGGTGGATATTCTCCCCTCTCACCGGTGTTGTCATCACCTGTGAGGGCCTGAACCTGCCAGGGGCTCCTGCTTATTAATGCCAGATATTTTTATCACGGGGCACTTCATCCACTGCCTGTAGGGAGCGATCGTTTCTAATCAGCAAATGAAAGGAGTGTGAACTGCCATCCTTATATCGGAAGGAAAGCAGGGCCTGATGTGCTCCAGGCAGTTTTTGGAGCCTGAAAGAGGGACAGTCCCGGGACAGGCCTGGCACCACGACCGGAACTTTGCAGAGGAGGGAGCACAAAACCCTCCGTGAATATTGGGAGAGGGGagcacagaaagaaattattgaCAGAGCTCCATATTGCAGCATTGATTTTCGAGCCGAACTCCCCGTCGACGGCGCAGCCCCCGTCGAACATTCCGGAATCATTGATTCCAACGGGGCTCCCGCCCCGCGGTCGATGGCGCAGCACAGCCCAAAGGAAATTGCTTCTCCCTAtcagtattttccttttgcGGTGTGGAAAACCACATTTCAGGTTCCAAAATCCAGAGGGATCCTCCTGTCCGGCTCCTTCCATC carries:
- the LOC135406556 gene encoding alpha-N-acetylneuraminate alpha-2,8-sialyltransferase ST8SIA3 translates to MRSCKMVRVASVLGLVMLSVALLILSLISYVSLKKDNIFGAPRAAGPAGPRMYMFHAGFRSQFALKFLDPSFVPITNSLSQELQEKPSRWAFNRSAFAQQRQEILQHVDVIKNFSLTKSSVRIGQLMHYDYSSHKYVFSISNNFRSLLPDVSPILNKHYNVCAVVGNSGILTGSQCGQEIDKSDFVFRCNFAPTEAFQKDVGRKTNLTTFNPSILEKYYNNLLTIQDRNNFFLSLKKLDGAILWIPAFFFHTSATVTRTLVDFFVEHRGQLKVQLAWPGNIMQHVNRYWRNKHLSPKRLSTGILMYTLASAICEEIHLYGFWPFGFDPNTREDLPYHYYDKKGTKFTTKWQESHQLPAEFQLLYRMHGEGLAKLTLSHCA